GCACTTTATCCGAGGTACTTTTGTGGAGATATTTAAAAGGGAAGCAAGTACTGGGATATGACTTTGATCGTCAAAAACCAATTGATAATTATATTGTAGATTTTTTCTGTAATGAATTGATGTTAGCAATCGAGATTGACGGTATCAGTCATGAAAACAAGAGTGAAGAAGATAAAATAAGGCAATCAAAATTGGAATCTCTCGGAGTAAGGTTTCTGAGGTTTTATGATTCAGACGTTAAGAAGAATATGCAAGGTGTTTTGTGGGCTATCGAAAATTGGATTCGAAAACATAAAGACGGACCCACCCCTGGCCCCTCCCAGGAGGGGAATATGAAGAGAGATGGCTTACCAGGAGGGAGTATGAAGAGAGATAAAGTAATTCCGTAACGGTGATTGCTCTGACATTATTCTTGTCAAGCAATTTCTCATAACCCTATTTTTCACATAGTTCTTAAAACAAAAATAAATAAGGAATTATACGTATGAAGCTTTCTATAAAAGAACGAGAGATCGTTGAAAGATTTAGACAAGTAATAAACGACAAATTTCCTGGTGAAATTATTGATGTAATGGTATTTGGCTCTAAAGCCAAGGGAGATGCTACAAAAGAATCGGATATCGATGTTTTGGTCATTACTTCATCAAATAATTGGGAAAAAGGTGATGAAATCAGAGAGATTGGTTATGGACTGGATAGTGAAATAGATTATAAGCTATCAATTCAGGTT
The Candidatus Brocadia sp. genome window above contains:
- a CDS encoding nucleotidyltransferase domain-containing protein translates to MKLSIKEREIVERFRQVINDKFPGEIIDVMVFGSKAKGDATKESDIDVLVITSSNNWEKGDEIREIGYGLDSEIDYKLSIQVISKGHFDYLRQNNFQFVKNIENESITVS